A window of the Gordonia humi genome harbors these coding sequences:
- a CDS encoding DUF3560 domain-containing protein — MAAAPRTAQAAPIRRSAYAQLRAAGYDVDTDIDRTRRTTADVEADKAARAAARADALAAKSDRTHAAADAAEAAQQRAAALLPEGGEPIKIGHHRGLLHG, encoded by the coding sequence CGCACCGATCCGGCGCTCGGCGTATGCCCAGCTGCGTGCCGCAGGGTATGACGTCGATACCGACATCGACCGCACCCGCCGCACCACCGCCGACGTCGAGGCCGACAAAGCCGCCCGAGCAGCTGCACGCGCCGACGCCCTCGCAGCAAAGTCCGACCGCACACACGCCGCCGCCGACGCAGCAGAAGCCGCCCAACAGCGAGCTGCTGCCCTGCTCCCCGAAGGCGGAGAGCCGATCAAGATCGGCCACCACAGGGGGCTGCTGCACGGATAG